In Gossypium arboreum isolate Shixiya-1 chromosome 3, ASM2569848v2, whole genome shotgun sequence, the sequence GTAGATTCCCGCCTTTTAATAGCTATTTGGCTTACGAGGAAATAACTATATGACTAAATTTTCTTTATAGCATTTTATTTTGGGTCTTGTTAAAGGAATTTTATGTTAAATAATATATTGTTTATAATTATTGTGTTATATTTggttaaatcatttaaaataaatacatcaatttaggGTTAAATCATTTAAAGTAATTTGAATCTTTTAGTTAAAATTTATCCTTTTTTATGGTTAAAAATTAAATGCTAAGGGTCTGATTATATTTTGTCTATTTTTACTTTAAAGTTGGACAATTAGTCCATGTAGAatagattaaaaataaattgatcctttctgttaaaaatttcatccatttttactgTTGAAAATTTGTGTGACTAACGAAATAACTAGATAGTTTAATGTAATGTGTCACGTATATCTCATACTAAGGTCCAAATACaggtttttaataataaaaatggataaaatttttaatagaaaaaatagtttcctctcttttttttttctcttttttttttttgtgaatattACAAATTCAAAGTGTTTACATCAAACTACTAGAAGTAAAAAGACCATTTGCTTTATCTTAACATAATTCTTGTAAAATCTCCATAGGAATCTCTTCATCAGCAATTCGATTATTCTTCCTGAGAATATACAGAAAACCACAATCTTTTGCACTTTAATAATTGTTTGGTGCTTATAACTAATGCTGAAATTGCATCCTTTAGTTGCTTATCTTCAATGACTTTAATTACCTTCATGCTATCTATATAAATCAGTATTCTTTCATATCTTCATTCGTTTAAAATAGACAGTCCATCTAAAATGCTTCATAGCTCAACTTCAAATATCGAACACTCCCCTGTATAATTATTATAACTCATAATAGATGTCTCTTTCATCAGCATACAAGGGCTACTTTActcaaaattttaatagaaagaaTAAAAAGTAATCATAATTTTACCGCTACAACAAGTAGACGAAATCATTGAATTAAATATAATGTATATAAAGCAACGATTCTATGACTGTGCATGGAAAGAAGAACTCATAGCTGAAGAATTTGTGGAAAAATTTCTTGAAACCCAGTTCATggattttaattaaaaacaaataatcCATTAAAAAAAATAGTAACATCAAAGAAACCCCCATCAAGGTTCCTTATCAATCATACatataaattacaaaaaaatgaaattaaataaatataatatatatatatatataacttttttCATGAAGGATGAACCTTGTTAGGTGAAAGTCCATTAAAACCTGCAGATTTCATAGCAGCTTCAACATACAATTTAGACGCAATGTTTGCACCTTTTTCCATCAAATCCCCCATTTTTTTAACTGTCTCAGCAGTATCATCAACACCACTGAGTTCAGCTTTTGACTCGCGTTCCATTTCTTCCTCGAATCGCCTGAACTCATCCACGGCGGTTTCCATGACCGAGTCAAAATAATCCTCTGCTTGTTGCATGGTTATTTCAGCTCCTTTCACTTGTTTGTCTTCCTCTAGCTCCAAAGCTGCCCATGCCTTGTAAGATTCGATCTCGAAAAGCTTCATTAGGTCTTCCATGGCGGATGGATCGAAATTCTTGTTGCCTTGTATAGCTTGATCTGAGAGGAAAGTGAATTGAGAGAGGAGAGCTTCCATGGCTGTTTGATGAATTCAAATGCAGATCCaccttaaatgaaattttatgtgtGCTACAATGAAGAAGAAATAAAGTTATATAGTGGGTGAAGAATCATATATAGGGATACCTACTTTCCTCCTAATATCTCAGCTAAATACTAGtgtaaataatttcaaatttagtcctcaatttttatactttttgtcattttgatttttattctttttttagttaaatttaactCTCGATATTTTAAAAAGAGTTATATTTAACTATCAATCTTTCAAAAAGAATCAAATTGCCACTTTTAACGAAAATActaactaaaatgttaaaattttaaacatgtaaCTTGCATCCCAATTCACGTTTACTTCATActattttttatttctaaaactttttaatattttataaattttaaattatttgttaatatGATATACAAGATAAATAATGACATATTAGCATAAAAGTACGTATGGATGGACTGTCACACAAATTGTCGTGTCAACATCGTTAAagaattaatgttttaattagtattttcattaaaaaattaattgattctttttgaaaaattaatggccaaatttaattaaataataaagatcaaattgacaaaagatataaatatttagagctaaatttaataatataccaaaaataaaaaaaattaaacttttgcttcttataattaatatatatagatGGAGGGTTTATTTTTGGCCTAAAAATATACATGGCAAATCaatcatattattaaattttaggtgaattactataaaataaaaaaaaaaaaaaaacaatgtaataaaaattaataaacataaataaataacaatataaatatcaaccttcattttataaattataacaataattttaatttgatataattatatacattaaattttaattattgttcatatatatatataaaatttttagtattttcataattattttacaGTTTATGTTCAATATCCGTAATTACCTCCTAGCCTCCAAGATAAACCCTACAAACAATATTACGCAAACCTAAAATCTGCTCAAGACCTCATTAGTATTGTTGTGATTTGAATATTATTCTCCAATCATACCCCATTCCTTTACCTTTTTTATTTCCAAAGTGTAAACTAGTGGACCGTTGGATTTCCTTTCTCTTTCCATTTGATTTGTGGTAATGGATAAAAGTAATATAGAAGATTTgtgttataaattgaattatattttatgtttttatttaaaaaataaataaattagtatttATATGTTGAGAAAAAATAGTTTTTTGTTGCAGTTTGGGCAGTTAGTGTGCAATCGAAATGAAGGGTGGATTCTTGGTTTCAGCAGATATTTGGAACGTTGTATTATGCTAGACGTTGAACTTTGGGACATCTTGGATGGGTTGAAAGTTATACTAGATTGGAGTTTTGAGAGGGTTTTAATTCAAATTAATAGTCTTGAAGTTGTTAATGCCATTTAGGATAGATCATACGGGTATTTCAATTTCGCTTTGGTCAGGAGAATTTATAAGCTCTTTGCAATTGTAGGACACGGAGACTTACAGTATATTCCCCAAATAGAAAATAAGATCATAGATGGTATCGTCAAGATGGCTTGTGACGGAAAAACAGGATAGGGTTGATTGAGGATTCCCCATGGGAGGGATTAGTTTAGTTTCTTACATTTGACttgctctttctttttttttttaaatggtctTTTTGTTAAAAGTTAcatatatttttattgttaaaaattagtcAATGTATGTCAATATGAGGTACAAATTACTATATGTAACTATCTTATTATTCTATCAACTACGTCAATTTTCAGcagttaattaaaaaaaaaaaaaagggaaaatcccTTTACACAAATTGGTGGTGTGAATAAAGTGGGGAAGTGGATGGTATACCTTATCTCAATCAAAGGATAGAAGGAATCTTTTAACATAGCGAAACAAAGTAGGGCCATCATCATTTGACATTGTCAAGCATCAAAATTGGGCAAAcagaaaaaattttcaaagtaggGATCTTTTTTTTCAATGTTACCAATAATGTAAATTTAGGTCATGATTTTGGGGAAAAAAGTTCTGACACATCACGAGCTTACACATTTTTGGTATTTAGATTTATAATATCAAACAAAAAATGTGATGGGGACCGTCCTTGGGTACTGACCGTTGAAATTTAATACATTGGCCCTCTACAATTGTACATTATCATCCCCTTACCAAATTATTAACATTTTCTTTTAGATAAGATACAAAATAAAGAAGGGCTTAATTATTAAATTGTCCATGAAATTATATGACTTTAATTTTACCCTAAAAAGTGAACTATGGTTAATAAGAGCATATTGTGGATTGAGTATTAGTTCGATTGACATCGGCATTATTGTTAGTGTAAGAGGACTTAGATTCAAGTATACTGAAACGCATTATTTtcctatttaagggttggggAGAGACGTTAAGTAGCTctagatattgtataaaaaaacagTTATATTGATATTAatgttcaaaataataataaaagaacatAGTATGTGTCACGTTTTTATTAGTTAGTTTTGTATGTGGTGTTATACATtatgaaaaaagaaaacaaaagaacccCACATTTGGTAGTTATGTGAAAAAATGATATTTATAATTGACctgaatttaactaaaaaaaaagttTATTGATATAAACAACTGGacttatattttaaattcaaaatttaaagcgttaaatttttaaaaataaaattaaataaactaaattctaaataaaaatataaaaatttataccATTATGTTTTAACACAAAGAGTGATCATCTTGGCCTGTTATTGGCCCAAAACAGATATGGTTTGCTTTTAGTACCTTCATGAGAACCATCATGGAAAGCCTTCATTTGGGCTTGAATTAGCAAGCGACCCTTATAAAATTTAACTTTTGACCTTTTGAAATttacaatattttaatttgataaatgataaaattatactttacttaaaaataataatttttttatttagtcatttaagaattataaagagataatcttttaaaattgtgaaattacattttagctttcataaaaatatacaaattcaTTCTAGCCTCTCAAAAAAATTTCTAACTTTACCATTGCCTGCCCTTATAATGATTTTGACCATTCAAGCCACATGATCATTTGATCTTAGGTCAGTTTATGTGGGttagtatttttaaaaaattttgtttttatcgCAATCTTTACAAATAATAGCCAACATACTCAAGTGATAAAtgttaaaagtaacatattttaatctcgtTCTTAAtacgtttttggatgattaatcaATGTAAATTGGTGAATTTTATACTCATAATCCTTTACATTCATGTTACTATATTTAAGAGAGCATTTTGGAGCCACACGGGcttagacacacggccatgtgagccacacggacttagacacacgggcatatgcCAGACCATGTGGATTTTGCGATTCGCACTCCAAATAcgagaaaaaatgtaatttttaggtttttcaagTATTCTAAAACCTATATATTCCAAATATAAGAATAGAAGTGGGAGACGTCAgagaatattaaaaaaaataactcGGAAAACACCATCGAAGCCTATGCAAAAGCATATTTCCACCAAAATTGAAGatctccttttgatttctttgaagtttattatgagTTTCTCTATTTCCTATGGGTATACTGTCTTTGAGATGTTGTTATTCGCgattatgaactaattttctaaatacctaggggagatAAACCCCATgataaattttgtcttttaatttctattttacgcaataaatacttgaATATTATTCTCAATTATAAATTCTTAATTCTTGATTTAATATTTCTTGATTATTAATTCGTTTTTTATGTGCTTAATTCGGAAGAGGAATAGAccttatttaagagtagatctagcctaattgagtggagttgcatacaattttagaaataggacgacataaatctactggattaaagtcaaatctaataggggaatctatagatcaagttaatgagATAATAGAGATtttaattagaatgaaatttcaattaatcacccTAGAATCAGTTGCTCTTAgtcttgaagagagatattagcatattttatagatttctacggatcaataTATTAAgagaataaattgtttaattcagattGATAATGACATATCTAGTCCTTGATTGTTAATCGATTATTTTCCTAATTTGTTATTTATCATgttcttaattaattaatttaactaattttagttttaatcaatcattttaatttgttagttaaataataaaaagacggtaattactaatacttttactGCATGTTTGGGTGGCTGTAATACTAAACCATTACAACTGAATTCAGTGGGCCCCTCATTAAAACTTTGTTTGGTTGGGTGTAATGGGTTATTATAGCCTCATTCAATACGGCCTTATTCAACGCAAAAGTCCGTTTACAATTCGGCACTCTCCCCACGGAATAGGGATTCAACGAATGGCTGGGTGAAAAATTATGTTGAGACTTTCAACTTTACCCTTCTCTTTCTCACGTCTGAAGCAATCTCttcttttttcattcttcttcctATTTTATTCCAAACTTGTCTCCCTCTTTTTCATGCTTCTGTTATCaccaactctatctccctttgaTAAACCCTAACAAGGCCTTCAATTAAGATTCGTTTTTCTAACTCCAACCCTTAACAAGGCTTTCGATTGAGATGGAAACTTGAGAAGAGAAACAATCGGCAGTCCTCCCTCAGGTAACTCTTCTCccattttgatttcttttttttctagtttttttttgttaaattagtAGAAATAATAGgtattttcaagttttttttagTCTATTTGCTGATAATTTTTGTTaacttttttggttttttttttaatcttggggtgtgaaaatatattgatgtaaTCTTCAGTTTTTACTATTGTATGTGAATTGGATTTTCCCCATGATTGGAGAAATCAAGGCTGGAGTCTCGATTAGGGCTCTTTTTTTGCCAAAAATCCTAAGAAAAAGTGTTTTTTTTGGAAAGAAATACCGAATGAGCTCGAGAATTGGCGTACGTTAAGTTTACGCCATAGGCCTTTGGTCTTTGGGGGATCCATTTCCATTCAGTTCGCTAGATCTGTTGCTCTTCATATGTTTCAACATCAAGATTCAActcttttttctttcattttacatttattttgaattatttctgaaaatcatttttaatcattttatgatGCTTCAAAATGGATCTGTCAtgtttcaaaatttcaataacgATTTTGATTTAGCTCAATCAATACAATTTTAATCAACCCAATTCTCTACTTCTAGCAGATTCATCTATTTGTTTACctatattagcttgaattttgtTGTAATCTCCTATACATCTTTATAGATCTAATAGTTTGTCAGTTTGGGTTGATTTTGAGTAGGATCAATGTAGATTGAATcaaattaagttttaaaattttcatttattttggattttgcCAATTTCGGGTTCGGACTgtttttatttgggtttttgttGTTTTATGACCAGCTAATTTGGATTTGAAGCTCATGTTTTGGTCATTTTGTATTTGGATCAATTTGGGTTTAGGTCAAATGGATTCCGGTTGTCGACTTTATGGTTGGATTGTATAGTGTTGGTCTACATGTATGTATATGTTCGGGTTAATTCAGTTTTAGGTTAAATGGATTTCCATTTTCTAGTTTATGTTTGGGTAACTGTTGAAATCTTCAAATACCCAATTTCGTATTTGGGTTTATCTTTTTACTTCTAATGTGATTATTTCATGAAcatgtatactgactttaaataattttgtatatGGAGCTTTGCTCACATTTGTGGCTTATAGCTTACGTTAAGAGACAAATTGAGTTCAGTTGAATTTTGCAGCTTTCTTGTTAGTGAATAAGCATGTCTCGTCACAAGTTTGAGCATCCAAGGCACGGTCATTGGGCTTTCTCCCGAGGAAAAGAGCCTCCCGACATCGAGGAAAAGGTTCATTTTCCCCTAGTTTTCCCTCTTAATTGTTTAACAATGTTTATTTTGTAGTTGTAGTTGTTAGATCAAATAAATTAGCttgtttttgttttgtgttttaatttgtgACTTGTACCCGAATTTGTAATTGCTAGTCTATGTTACTATTTTATGGTTTTCAATGAAGGCTTTCCCAAAAGATGATCCTACTAAGCCATGCAAATTAACTGCATTCTTGGGTTATAAGGCCAGAATGACCCATATTGTGAGGGAAGTTGAAAAGCCTGGATCAAGTATGTTTTCGTTTATGCATATGATctattaatttttatgtgttatTTTTCTTAAtggatttatgttttatatttttgtcTTTTAGAGTTTTACAAGAAAGGAACTTAAGATACTAAACCTTCTAACTGGGTAATCAAAAGTTTCTTATATCCTAATCAAGAAC encodes:
- the LOC108475569 gene encoding uncharacterized protein LOC108475569, yielding MEALLSQFTFLSDQAIQGNKNFDPSAMEDLMKLFEIESYKAWAALELEEDKQVKGAEITMQQAEDYFDSVMETAVDEFRRFEEEMERESKAELSGVDDTAETVKKMGDLMEKGANIASKLYVEAAMKSAGFNGLSPNKVHPS